One Cervus canadensis isolate Bull #8, Minnesota chromosome 13, ASM1932006v1, whole genome shotgun sequence DNA segment encodes these proteins:
- the LOC122452103 gene encoding complement factor H-related protein 2-like yields MNVPLRMSNKLLLLNVILTLWVCCAHGQGRMCDFPEIKHGSIYNENKYKKIFPADVGKYFYYTCDHSFVTPSQSLWTRINCTEGGWSPAPKCLRQCFFPWVENGQSTSSGQTHQEGDTVHIVCDAGYSLPNGQSNITCGERGWSSPPECRRVYPQGRCGPPPPVDNGDTTSFPLTQYPPGSAVEYQCQAYYVLQGDRYIVCRNGEWSEPPKCLDPCVISEEMMKQHNIQLKWRDDKKIYTRTDDTIEFTCKRGYRPRTPNHTFRTTCQKGKLVYPHCE; encoded by the exons ATGAACGTGCCTTTGAGAATGTCTAACAAGCTGTTACTACTCAATGTCATCCTCACCCTGTGGGTTTGCTGTGCTCATGGGCAAG gaagaatgtgtgattttccagaaataaaacatggaagcatatataatgaaaataaatataaaaaaatcttccCAGCTGATGTAGGGAAATATTTCTACTACACCTGTGATCACAGCTTTGTGACTCCTTCACAATCACTCTGGACTCGAATAAACTGTACAGAGGGAGGATGGTCCCCAGCACCAAAGTGCCTCA GACAGTGCTTTTTCCCTTGGGTGGAAAATGGTCAATCTACGTCTTCAGGACAAACACACCAGGAAGGTGACACTGTTCACATTGTCTGTGATGCTGGCTACAGTCTCCCAAATGGTCAGAGCAACATCACATGTGGAGAAAGAGGCTGGTCCTCCCCTCCTGAATGCCGTCGTGTCT ACCCTCAAGGAAGATGTGGGCCTCCTCCGCCAGTAGACAACGGAGACACTACCTCATTCCCATTAACACAGTATCCTCCGGGATCGGCTGTTGAGTACCAGTGCCAGGCCTACTATGTACTTCAGGGAGACAGATACATAGTGTGTCGGAATGGAGAGTGGTCAGAACCACCAAAGTGCTTAG ATCCATGTGTAATTTCAGAAGAAATGATGAAACAACACAACATACAGTTAAAATGGAGAGATGATAAAAAAATTTATACTAGAACAGATGACACTATTGAATTTACGTGTAAACGTGGATATCGCCCAAGGACACCAAATCATACATTTCGAACAACCTGTCAGAA